One window of Pieris napi chromosome 1, ilPieNapi1.2, whole genome shotgun sequence genomic DNA carries:
- the LOC125052778 gene encoding uncharacterized protein LOC125052778 isoform X1, whose product MNSKMEANMKFFIAFAALTALAVAVPVQKPINHDEAYLQAIMDAINSPHTDPATAALLEQQLESILAEQKPIIDPSPILVDEAENINIGPAFVDENEPISTDPALIEGNVPVSAPMVQVIINVNAVSKPALKPVEIDNSPAFVPESPIIPDPINIGVPILPDLAINLPEELH is encoded by the coding sequence GCAAATATGAAGTTCTTTATTGCGTTCGCTGCTCTGACTGCCTTGGCAGTTGCAGTTCCTGTGCAAAAGCCCATCAACCATGATGAGGCGTATCTCCAAGCCATCATGGATGCCATCAACAGCCCTCACACTGACCCCGCCACCGCTGCTCTTCTTGAACAGCAACTGGAAAGTATCTTGGCTGAACAGAAGCCTATCATTGACCCAAGCCCAATTCTCGTGGACGAGGCTGAAAACATCAACATCGGGCCCGCTTTTGTAGATGAAAATGAGCCCATCTCAACTGACCCAGCTTTAATCGAAGGAAATGTCCCAGTTAGCGCTCCAATGGTTCAAGTTATCATAAACGTCAATGCTGTCTCCAAGCCAGCGCTAAAACCTGTAGAAATTGACAACAGCCCCGCCTTCGTCCCAGAAAGTCCCATTATTCCAGACCCAATTAACATTGGAGTCCCCATCCTGCCTGATCTTGCCATAAACCTACCTGAAGAATTACACTAA
- the LOC125052778 gene encoding uncharacterized protein LOC125052778 isoform X2, whose protein sequence is MKFFIAFAALTALAVAVPVQKPINHDEAYLQAIMDAINSPHTDPATAALLEQQLESILAEQKPIIDPSPILVDEAENINIGPAFVDENEPISTDPALIEGNVPVSAPMVQVIINVNAVSKPALKPVEIDNSPAFVPESPIIPDPINIGVPILPDLAINLPEELH, encoded by the coding sequence ATGAAGTTCTTTATTGCGTTCGCTGCTCTGACTGCCTTGGCAGTTGCAGTTCCTGTGCAAAAGCCCATCAACCATGATGAGGCGTATCTCCAAGCCATCATGGATGCCATCAACAGCCCTCACACTGACCCCGCCACCGCTGCTCTTCTTGAACAGCAACTGGAAAGTATCTTGGCTGAACAGAAGCCTATCATTGACCCAAGCCCAATTCTCGTGGACGAGGCTGAAAACATCAACATCGGGCCCGCTTTTGTAGATGAAAATGAGCCCATCTCAACTGACCCAGCTTTAATCGAAGGAAATGTCCCAGTTAGCGCTCCAATGGTTCAAGTTATCATAAACGTCAATGCTGTCTCCAAGCCAGCGCTAAAACCTGTAGAAATTGACAACAGCCCCGCCTTCGTCCCAGAAAGTCCCATTATTCCAGACCCAATTAACATTGGAGTCCCCATCCTGCCTGATCTTGCCATAAACCTACCTGAAGAATTACACTAA
- the LOC125053521 gene encoding zonadhesin-like yields the protein MKFLLFAALVAIAAARPSKSGTLFPESAGPIIQEPENINTNPALVDETENINTDPALVDETENINTNPALVDETENINTNPALVDETENINTDPALVDETENINTDPALVDETENINTDPALVDETENINTDPALVDETENINTDPALVDETENINTDPALVDETENINTDPALVDETENINTDPALVDETENINTDPALVDETENINTDPALVDETENINTDPALVDETENINTDPALVDETENINTDPALVDEAENINIGPALVDESEPISTDPALVDKPVPAGSPLVQVIINIKSASSPASKPEAIDNSPAIIPETPIIPDPINIGQPDLPLIPDPINIGNPVLPDLAMNLPDELH from the exons ATGAAATTCCTACTATTCGCTGCACTCGTTGCCATTGCGGCCGCTCGGCCTTCAAAGAGTGGCACGCTCTTCCCTGAGTCTGCAGGACCCATAATTCAAGAACCAGAAAACATCAACACCAACCCAGCCCTTGTTGACGAAACCGAGAACATCAACACCGACCCAGCCCTTGTTGACGAAACCGAAAACATCAACACCAACCCAGCCCTTGTTGACGAAACCGAAAACATCAACACCAACCCAGCCCTTGTTGACGAAACCGAAAACATCAACACCGACCCAGCCCTCGTTGACGAAACCGAGAACATCAACACCGACCCAGCCCTTGTTGACGAAACCGAGAACATCAACACCGACCCAGCCCTCGTTGACGAAACCGAGAACATCAACACCGACCCAGCCCTTGTTGACGAAACCGAGAACATCAACACTGACCCAGCCCTTGTTGACGAAACCGAGAACATCAACACTGACCCAGCCCTTGTTGACGAAACCGAGAACATCAACACTGACCCAGCCCTTGTTGACGAAACCGAGAACATCAACACCGACCCAGCCCTTGTTGACGAAACCGAGAACATCAACACTGACCCAGCCCTTGTTGACGAAACCGAGAACATCAACACTGACCCAGCCCTTGTTGACGAAACCGAGAACATCAACACCGACCCAGCCCTTGTTGACGAAACCGAGAACATCAACACCGACCCAGCCCTTGTTGACGAAACCGAGAACATCAACACCGACCCAGCACTCGTTGACGAAGCCGAGAACATCAAC ATCGGCCCAGCACTGGTTGATGAAAGCGAGCCAATCTCAACTGACCCCGCTTTGGTTGACAAGCCCGTTCCAGCTGGTTCTCCTCTTGTTCAAGTTATCATTAACATTAAGTCCGCCTCAAGCCCAGCTTCCAAGCCTGAAGCCATTGACAACAGCCCTGCTATCATCCCTGAAACTCCCATAATTCCAGACCCAATCAACATTGGCCAACCCGATCTTCCTCTCATCCCAGACCCAATCAACATTGGAAATCCCGTTCTTCCCGACTTAGCCATGAACCTCCCTGACGAACTTCACTAA